DNA sequence from the Bombus huntii isolate Logan2020A chromosome 16, iyBomHunt1.1, whole genome shotgun sequence genome:
ctttgtcCTGTCTCTCCTGTTGAGACAAGGTTTCTTCCACTGTTCCGGGGAGTGGAGCTTGGCCAAAAAGGAATATAGATAGACACATAGACATTTAGTCAGTGGCAGCGAGCTAATGATTACTGACGCACGCGCCACCAGGTCTGCTGCACCTTCTCGTGGAGCTTCTTGCAAATACCCGCGAATCTCAGTCACATTCCAGCGGTCTCCTCCGTGTCAATGGTATAGTCCTCTTCCAGTGTCACCTGAAGAATCAATAAGTTGATTGGATAAGTTTCATGAGGTTTTGTTAGCtgcataaattaaaaatcccaagaaaatttaaaaaccaTGATCAACAAGTCTACAGAGTCTAGTCTTTCTACCAAGAGAGTACAGAGTCTATCTATATATCAAGAGAGCACAGACTATCCAAAGAAACTAAAGAATCGAACAACTTGAGAACTCTTCCTTTAAAAATTTGGCAAAGAGCTTTGAAACGATGCTTACCTGGAAGTGTATATTATCGGACTGTTGTTCGTTCTTCTGTTGATCGTTGGACGGTGGTGACGGAGGGATCATGGAATGATACCAGTCTCGATTCTCCTCTAGGTTATCCAGAATATCCCGAGCACCGGGATAAACCAATTCTGCCCAAGTTTCCCAAAGAGGATGGACAATGTAGTCTATGAAGCCGACCTGCGACTTCTCCACGGTGGGATTGTATCTGTCGCACATTGGGCTAATCACCATTTTCCTTTCGCGTTCTCGATCTCCTTGACGGAATAACTCCTCCATCAACCGTTGGACCCATTGTCGATATAAGAATAATGGTTTCGTGGGATTTGACAGATCAGAGCAGTGTACTGCGTTTGCTATAACCATTATTCGATCACTGTACGTTTTCAATACGAGAACGCCAGAGCCAGCAACTATTTTCGTTTCCACCGTGGTCTTCAATTCTGCTAGCAAAGTCATGTGTTTGGACATATCCGTGGACAAAACTATATCAATGGTCATCTTTCTGAAGATCCGGCGTTGCTTCTTCGTCAAGTTGCGGAGTATGTCACAGCACTCGTTCTGGAGCAATTTGAACGCCACTGCCAGATGATGGTTTTCCAGAACGGATTCGTCATTGTACATGAGAGCGAGCTCGGAGcctaaaaaaggaaaaaattaaGGTTAACATTTGCTAAGATGCTACTTTGTCAAGATTAATGTTACATATTACATTCAAAGAGTATCGAGGAGCGATTCATTGAAGATTAATAAACTGGAGAGCTCGATTCTACACCAGAGAAATAATTCTGTGAGCTTCCATGAAAAACACACTTACCGATATTAACCAGGAACTGGTTGGTCAGTCCAGGATGGTCTACGTCGTGAATGGCTGCGGCAAACAGGGCAGCTGCGATTTCCAATGGTGTGAAAACGGACTGCAATTAGACAAACAGCTTCAATTAGCTGACCAGTATTGCTGCGCGTTAATTGGATATCAATCCAAGCTTagagaatattaattaacgcGAATCCCAAACACGTtggaatactatataacgatataatcaAACACATTACGAGAAGATGTCAATTTAAACGTGTAATTATCCAACTGTAAAATTCTTCTTCTAAAAGACCATACAGATATAAAGACAATTATTCTCACTAGAGAAAGGATCTTGAATTACACGTATAGAATCGTTTCCCAAAGGAAGAAAAGCTATTGCGTTGTTCTCTGGCACACGTTTAGAATTGTGAAATTGGATAGAACGAtgaatgaatatatatatatatattaacctCGAGTGCGGGCGTGCTGAGCAGAATGTGGGTGGACTGGGTCACATCAGCCGCGTGCAGACTATTGTGGAAAGGATTCTCCTTGACGTAGTGATCCTCGAGGGTCGTCATGTAGTTGAGGAACGTCTGGGGCAGTATGCACATTGCCTTGAACAAATCACGGCTTTTGAAGATCGTGTACGTGATGCAGGTCAATGGCCTATTGTTGCTCAGATCGCCTAGCCGGAAGATGTCGATGCCCCATGTGTTGATGCTTAACAGAGCCTGTAACGATTATATCGAATTATTAGTAATTAGTTTacaataattagaaaatagagaaaatacGAGTTTTGTAAAGATTTATGGCGACGAACCAGACCTGTGTTAACCGAGAGTAGGTTCAAGTCTATTTGCTAAATGTGAAGGTTTTCAGAGATTTTTAGAACGACGACGGTGTCTTCAccgaattaattatttttctgtgttatacagggtgattggtaactggtggtactgGTGGtggtaaaaaaatttttttttaatttttccacaacgatctacagtgagatccgttataacgtaccggatgcgtaccgagcgaaaattcaaagtcgattttctcga
Encoded proteins:
- the LOC126874826 gene encoding cAMP-specific 3',5'-cyclic phosphodiesterase-like isoform X6 produces the protein MNDYPIFVPCDVSLKLARRDSGTMKVTLPLTSFRRHSGCVSTLSRAKPHPKLVYVAVPFDVGNGSSKADSSATGDNASQNPSLVLQQPQRRESFLYRSDSDFDMSPKSMSRNSSIASERYKEAEVVMERPVSTDPSSHGEEYIVTPFAQILASLRSVRYNLLLLTDAFTNRIRRNSEQAGSSSQQQGGQTLGDEEYAKTAADTMYELDWCLKQLETIRTHQSVSDMASTKFKRMLNKELSHFSESSKSGNQISEYICNTFLDKQQDVDIPSLPTDEDSLAAGSADKKEAKKKDRVQKGPASMSHISGVKRPLTHTNSFTGERVPLHGVETPHEEELGEALLSINTWGIDIFRLGDLSNNRPLTCITYTIFKSRDLFKAMCILPQTFLNYMTTLEDHYVKENPFHNSLHAADVTQSTHILLSTPALESVFTPLEIAAALFAAAIHDVDHPGLTNQFLVNIGSELALMYNDESVLENHHLAVAFKLLQNECCDILRNLTKKQRRIFRKMTIDIVLSTDMSKHMTLLAELKTTVETKIVAGSGVLVLKTYSDRIMVIANAVHCSDLSNPTKPLFLYRQWVQRLMEELFRQGDRERERKMVISPMCDRYNPTVEKSQVGFIDYIVHPLWETWAELVYPGARDILDNLEENRDWYHSMIPPSPPSNDQQKNEQQSDNIHFQVTLEEDYTIDTEETAGM
- the LOC126874826 gene encoding cAMP-specific 3',5'-cyclic phosphodiesterase-like isoform X5, producing the protein MIVFFFFVWMMVRWQEQEDPKEDSRRDSTVKDNRECDDSRRDSKEPAIIGLTSYVDKRRYRLRRHSRRYYVDRKKSFDVGNGSSKADSSATGDNASQNPSLVLQQPQRRESFLYRSDSDFDMSPKSMSRNSSIASERYKEAEVVMERPVSTDPSSHGEEYIVTPFAQILASLRSVRYNLLLLTDAFTNRIRRNSEQAGSSSQQQGGQTLGDEEYAKTAADTMYELDWCLKQLETIRTHQSVSDMASTKFKRMLNKELSHFSESSKSGNQISEYICNTFLDKQQDVDIPSLPTDEDSLAAGSADKKEAKKKDRVQKGPASMSHISGVKRPLTHTNSFTGERVPLHGVETPHEEELGEALLSINTWGIDIFRLGDLSNNRPLTCITYTIFKSRDLFKAMCILPQTFLNYMTTLEDHYVKENPFHNSLHAADVTQSTHILLSTPALESVFTPLEIAAALFAAAIHDVDHPGLTNQFLVNIGSELALMYNDESVLENHHLAVAFKLLQNECCDILRNLTKKQRRIFRKMTIDIVLSTDMSKHMTLLAELKTTVETKIVAGSGVLVLKTYSDRIMVIANAVHCSDLSNPTKPLFLYRQWVQRLMEELFRQGDRERERKMVISPMCDRYNPTVEKSQVGFIDYIVHPLWETWAELVYPGARDILDNLEENRDWYHSMIPPSPPSNDQQKNEQQSDNIHFQVTLEEDYTIDTEETAGM
- the LOC126874826 gene encoding cAMP-specific 3',5'-cyclic phosphodiesterase-like isoform X8, which codes for MSGSSGGLMDSPTSTGGLKRCGGGMSSPSLAGGGVITMSAGLPRTRSACALRMRPSRKAVFWEQCLESSPKRDFHGEEYIVTPFAQILASLRSVRYNLLLLTDAFTNRIRRNSEQAGSSSQQQGGQTLGDEEYAKTAADTMYELDWCLKQLETIRTHQSVSDMASTKFKRMLNKELSHFSESSKSGNQISEYICNTFLDKQQDVDIPSLPTDEDSLAAGSADKKEAKKKDRVQKGPASMSHISGVKRPLTHTNSFTGERVPLHGVETPHEEELGEALLSINTWGIDIFRLGDLSNNRPLTCITYTIFKSRDLFKAMCILPQTFLNYMTTLEDHYVKENPFHNSLHAADVTQSTHILLSTPALESVFTPLEIAAALFAAAIHDVDHPGLTNQFLVNIGSELALMYNDESVLENHHLAVAFKLLQNECCDILRNLTKKQRRIFRKMTIDIVLSTDMSKHMTLLAELKTTVETKIVAGSGVLVLKTYSDRIMVIANAVHCSDLSNPTKPLFLYRQWVQRLMEELFRQGDRERERKMVISPMCDRYNPTVEKSQVGFIDYIVHPLWETWAELVYPGARDILDNLEENRDWYHSMIPPSPPSNDQQKNEQQSDNIHFQVTLEEDYTIDTEETAGM
- the LOC126874826 gene encoding cAMP-specific 3',5'-cyclic phosphodiesterase-like isoform X7, with translation MGQDWCARRRKRSSSGCCPCGPRVHPSSSFDVGNGSSKADSSATGDNASQNPSLVLQQPQRRESFLYRSDSDFDMSPKSMSRNSSIASERYKEAEVVMERPVSTDPSSHGEEYIVTPFAQILASLRSVRYNLLLLTDAFTNRIRRNSEQAGSSSQQQGGQTLGDEEYAKTAADTMYELDWCLKQLETIRTHQSVSDMASTKFKRMLNKELSHFSESSKSGNQISEYICNTFLDKQQDVDIPSLPTDEDSLAAGSADKKEAKKKDRVQKGPASMSHISGVKRPLTHTNSFTGERVPLHGVETPHEEELGEALLSINTWGIDIFRLGDLSNNRPLTCITYTIFKSRDLFKAMCILPQTFLNYMTTLEDHYVKENPFHNSLHAADVTQSTHILLSTPALESVFTPLEIAAALFAAAIHDVDHPGLTNQFLVNIGSELALMYNDESVLENHHLAVAFKLLQNECCDILRNLTKKQRRIFRKMTIDIVLSTDMSKHMTLLAELKTTVETKIVAGSGVLVLKTYSDRIMVIANAVHCSDLSNPTKPLFLYRQWVQRLMEELFRQGDRERERKMVISPMCDRYNPTVEKSQVGFIDYIVHPLWETWAELVYPGARDILDNLEENRDWYHSMIPPSPPSNDQQKNEQQSDNIHFQVTLEEDYTIDTEETAGM
- the LOC126874826 gene encoding cAMP-specific 3',5'-cyclic phosphodiesterase-like isoform X9 yields the protein MVQQTNTEFAVGNVDEYVRYFNYLRALADLTAMASIIAVQFKRMLNKELSHFSESSKSGNQISEYICNTFLDKQQDVDIPSLPTDEDSLAAGSADKKEAKKKDRVQKGPASMSHISGVKRPLTHTNSFTGERVPLHGVETPHEEELGEALLSINTWGIDIFRLGDLSNNRPLTCITYTIFKSRDLFKAMCILPQTFLNYMTTLEDHYVKENPFHNSLHAADVTQSTHILLSTPALESVFTPLEIAAALFAAAIHDVDHPGLTNQFLVNIGSELALMYNDESVLENHHLAVAFKLLQNECCDILRNLTKKQRRIFRKMTIDIVLSTDMSKHMTLLAELKTTVETKIVAGSGVLVLKTYSDRIMVIANAVHCSDLSNPTKPLFLYRQWVQRLMEELFRQGDRERERKMVISPMCDRYNPTVEKSQVGFIDYIVHPLWETWAELVYPGARDILDNLEENRDWYHSMIPPSPPSNDQQKNEQQSDNIHFQVTLEEDYTIDTEETAGM